The proteins below are encoded in one region of Fibrella aestuarina BUZ 2:
- a CDS encoding SusC/RagA family TonB-linked outer membrane protein translates to MNRLIYSLRLVCPMAALWLLNGSPGMAQAMARMHTVSANSMAFSTQQMTASRQLKDVLIELKSHYNVDILFADRLVNGLTVSQRLDWSAALERNLDLALQQTGLRYKKVKAGTYLVTERKLPKVGARFPDGQPQPEADPLASQTERSNFGEIGQLALKQVERAAEIIIRGRVTDAEKGEALPGVSVVIKGSVRGTTTDGNGTFQLGVPDPNTTLVFSFVGYERQEVAVGNQTTLNVALAVSDKTLNEVVVVGYGQVKKSDLTGSVATVPVDEIRKVAVTSLDQSLQGRAAGVQITQNSGAPGGSTTIRIRGGNSIQGDNEPLYVIDGIPFKNDGAGSGSSFNVLSTLNPNDIESISVLKDASSTAIYGSRGANGVVIITTKRGKAGKSTINLDAYYGIQTVRRKYPVLNGREYAQFVNDANTNEGRAPVYTQAQVDAFGEGTDWQNEIFRQAPIQNYQLSFSGGDERTQYAIGGGYFRQGGVVVNSDFDRYSFRINLDRKLTNRIKIGNSLTVSRTVTNQSRTDGDLGSAGLVTIAALQFPPILPVYNADGSYLLGASNFTADNPVALARESRNRNTAFRAFGNVFGDYQIIDGLNLRVLLGVDAILQKQDNYLPRSVSSGLAQGGAGSIANGQAVTWLNENLLTYNRTINTVHSIGALVGFTQQANRSESSTAAARSFVNDNLSSGNLGSAAVPLSPSSGIGTWGLQSYLARVNYGYKDKYLLTASIRADGSSRFGANKRYGYFPSAALAWRVSEEAFLKNARALSDLKLRATYGSTGNQDGIGNYPAYSLLGTQNYVFGNAVATGIGPAQIANPDLGWETTTQADLGIDLGLFNNRITITADAYLKQTKNLLLSVTIPSTSGYSSAIKNLGRVENKGLELGISSRNVDKAFKWNTDLNLAMNRNKVLDIGGAPQIFAGQVANIGQNLNSGIIRVGEPLGSFFGYVTNGLYQTPDELTALADPQARKPGDRKYADLNGDKKIDDNDRTIIGRAQPKLVGGLNNTFSYKGLELTVFFQGVYGNSILNANRFELEYLNATTNQTRDILNRWTPTNTNTDVPRASTTRPANRISTRQIEDGSYLRLKNIQLAYNLPSAAVRALNIQSLRVYVAAQNYLTFTNYSGYDPEVNRFGQDGRSQGFDYASYPAAKTMLFGLNVGF, encoded by the coding sequence ATGAACCGACTCATTTACTCACTCCGGCTGGTTTGTCCAATGGCTGCGCTCTGGCTCCTGAACGGGTCGCCGGGGATGGCGCAGGCGATGGCCCGCATGCACACGGTATCGGCCAATTCGATGGCGTTTTCAACGCAACAGATGACAGCGTCCCGCCAGTTGAAAGACGTACTGATCGAACTGAAATCGCACTACAACGTCGATATTCTGTTTGCCGACCGGCTGGTAAACGGCCTGACGGTGTCGCAACGACTCGACTGGTCGGCGGCGCTGGAACGCAACCTCGACCTAGCCCTGCAACAGACGGGGCTACGGTATAAAAAAGTAAAGGCGGGCACGTACCTGGTCACCGAACGCAAACTACCGAAGGTCGGCGCCCGATTTCCCGACGGCCAACCGCAACCCGAAGCCGACCCACTAGCTTCCCAAACGGAGCGCAGCAACTTCGGCGAGATTGGCCAGCTGGCGCTCAAGCAGGTCGAGCGGGCGGCGGAGATCATCATCCGGGGGCGGGTAACCGATGCCGAAAAAGGCGAAGCGCTGCCCGGCGTCAGCGTGGTCATCAAAGGCAGCGTGCGCGGCACCACCACCGACGGCAACGGGACTTTCCAACTCGGCGTGCCCGATCCGAACACGACGCTGGTGTTCAGCTTCGTTGGCTACGAGCGCCAGGAAGTGGCTGTCGGCAACCAAACGACCCTCAACGTCGCGCTGGCGGTGAGCGACAAAACTCTCAACGAAGTGGTGGTAGTGGGCTACGGGCAGGTAAAGAAAAGCGACCTGACGGGCTCGGTGGCGACGGTGCCGGTGGACGAAATCCGGAAGGTGGCCGTTACCTCGCTCGATCAGTCGTTGCAGGGCCGGGCCGCCGGGGTGCAGATCACCCAGAACTCAGGCGCGCCAGGCGGCTCAACCACCATCCGAATCCGGGGTGGCAACTCCATCCAGGGCGACAACGAACCGCTGTATGTGATCGACGGTATTCCGTTTAAAAACGACGGGGCGGGCAGCGGCTCAAGCTTCAACGTCCTCAGCACGCTCAACCCCAACGACATCGAGAGTATTTCGGTCCTGAAAGACGCCTCGTCAACGGCCATCTACGGCTCACGCGGGGCCAACGGTGTGGTGATCATCACAACCAAACGGGGTAAGGCAGGAAAATCGACCATCAACCTCGATGCGTATTACGGCATTCAAACCGTGCGGCGCAAATACCCCGTACTCAACGGCCGCGAATACGCCCAGTTTGTCAACGACGCCAACACCAACGAAGGCCGCGCCCCCGTTTACACGCAGGCGCAGGTCGACGCGTTTGGCGAAGGCACCGACTGGCAAAACGAAATTTTTCGGCAGGCCCCCATCCAGAACTACCAACTCTCGTTCAGCGGGGGCGACGAACGTACCCAGTATGCCATTGGCGGCGGGTATTTCCGGCAGGGCGGCGTGGTGGTCAACTCCGATTTCGACCGGTATTCGTTCCGCATTAACCTGGACCGCAAGCTGACCAACCGCATCAAGATCGGCAACAGCCTGACCGTCAGCCGGACCGTCACGAACCAGTCGCGCACCGATGGCGATCTGGGCAGCGCGGGGCTGGTGACCATCGCGGCGCTGCAATTCCCGCCCATCCTGCCTGTTTACAACGCCGATGGCAGCTACCTGCTCGGGGCCTCGAACTTCACGGCCGACAACCCGGTGGCGCTGGCCCGCGAGAGCCGCAACCGCAACACCGCCTTCCGGGCGTTTGGCAATGTCTTCGGCGATTACCAGATCATCGACGGTCTGAACCTGCGGGTGCTGCTGGGGGTCGACGCCATTCTGCAGAAGCAGGACAACTACCTGCCCCGCTCGGTGTCGAGTGGGCTGGCGCAGGGCGGTGCCGGCTCCATCGCCAACGGGCAGGCGGTTACGTGGCTCAACGAAAACCTGCTGACCTACAACCGCACCATCAACACGGTGCACAGCATCGGGGCGCTGGTGGGCTTCACGCAGCAGGCCAACCGCTCGGAAAGCAGCACGGCAGCGGCGCGTAGTTTCGTCAACGACAACCTCAGCTCGGGCAATCTGGGCTCGGCAGCGGTACCCTTGTCGCCCTCGTCAGGCATCGGCACCTGGGGCTTGCAATCCTATCTGGCGCGGGTCAACTACGGCTACAAAGACAAATACCTGCTCACGGCCAGCATCCGGGCCGACGGGTCGTCGCGCTTTGGGGCCAACAAGCGGTATGGCTATTTCCCGTCGGCAGCCCTAGCGTGGCGGGTGAGCGAAGAAGCGTTCCTGAAAAACGCCCGCGCCCTGAGCGATCTGAAGCTGCGGGCCACCTACGGGTCAACCGGCAACCAGGACGGCATCGGCAACTACCCGGCCTATTCGCTGCTGGGTACGCAGAACTACGTCTTCGGCAATGCCGTCGCCACGGGTATTGGCCCAGCGCAGATTGCCAACCCCGACCTGGGCTGGGAGACCACCACACAGGCTGACCTGGGCATCGATCTGGGGCTGTTCAACAACCGTATCACCATCACCGCCGACGCCTACCTGAAGCAGACAAAGAACCTGCTGCTGAGCGTGACCATCCCGAGCACGTCGGGCTATTCGAGCGCGATCAAGAACCTGGGCCGGGTCGAAAACAAAGGCCTCGAACTGGGCATTTCGTCGCGCAACGTGGACAAGGCGTTTAAGTGGAATACCGACCTGAACCTGGCCATGAACCGCAATAAAGTGCTGGATATTGGCGGGGCGCCGCAGATTTTCGCCGGCCAGGTGGCCAACATCGGGCAGAACCTGAACTCGGGCATTATCCGCGTCGGCGAACCGCTGGGGTCGTTCTTTGGGTACGTTACCAACGGCCTCTACCAAACACCCGACGAACTAACGGCGCTGGCCGATCCGCAGGCCCGCAAGCCCGGCGACCGGAAATACGCCGATCTGAACGGCGACAAGAAAATCGACGACAACGACCGTACCATCATTGGCCGGGCGCAACCCAAGCTGGTGGGCGGCCTGAACAACACCTTCAGCTACAAGGGCCTCGAACTGACCGTCTTCTTCCAAGGCGTTTACGGCAACAGCATCCTGAATGCCAACCGCTTCGAGCTGGAATACCTCAACGCCACCACCAACCAGACCCGCGACATCCTGAACCGCTGGACGCCCACCAACACCAATACCGACGTACCCCGCGCCTCGACCACCCGCCCCGCCAACCGCATCTCGACCCGGCAGATCGAAGATGGTTCGTATTTGCGGCTAAAGAACATTCAGCTGGCCTACAACCTGCCGTCGGCGGCGGTGCGGGCGCTGAATATCCAGTCGCTACGGGTGTATGTGGCCGCCCAGAACTACCTGACGTTTACGAACTACTCGGGCTACGACCCCGAGGTGAACCGCTTCGGGCAGGACGGCCGGAGCCAGGGCTTCGACTACGCCAGCTACCCCGCCGCCAAAACGATGCTGTTTGGCCTGAACGTCGGATTCTAA
- a CDS encoding RagB/SusD family nutrient uptake outer membrane protein has protein sequence MKKILSILCLLVSLTACEVLEQTPEATFTPANFYRNADDARAAVSTIYDPLNSSNLYAQVMWIIQDQATDDAEWGNGRSTANQPKNDLDKYTFTPATSTFQSVWSTVYQAINRANTVIARVPAIPMDDALKNRFIAEAKFMRGFYYFTLVRLFGGVPLQLTETTSLDNLNVARASVDDVYKQVIQDFTEAEAVLPTTYSGADRGRATQGAAKAFLAKVYLTRQDWPRAAAKAKEVIDLGVYDLWATFGEAFLIANKNGKEAVFEMQALGGGVGEGSWMQGYMRPNFDRVNGVAGFGDDPATENLYKTYSAADKRRDVTIKLYSATTNPAAPASVLFPGYVYKYLDPSATANGEGSNNFPIIRYADVLLMYAEALNEQGAGNADAYTAINRIRRRAGIADLSGLTQAEFREVVLLERRLELAFEGHRWYDLVRTKRLISAMKAQNPSILVEDRHYLLPIPQTERDVNPALTQNPGY, from the coding sequence ATGAAAAAGATTCTCTCTATTCTGTGTCTGCTGGTCTCGCTGACCGCCTGTGAGGTACTGGAACAAACCCCTGAAGCCACCTTCACACCCGCCAATTTTTACCGCAACGCCGACGATGCCCGCGCCGCCGTCAGTACCATCTACGACCCGCTGAACTCATCGAACCTGTACGCGCAGGTGATGTGGATTATTCAGGATCAGGCGACCGACGATGCCGAATGGGGCAACGGCCGGTCGACAGCCAACCAGCCCAAAAACGACCTCGACAAATACACGTTCACGCCCGCTACAAGCACGTTTCAGTCGGTGTGGAGCACGGTGTATCAGGCGATTAACCGAGCCAACACGGTCATTGCCCGGGTACCCGCCATCCCGATGGACGACGCGCTGAAAAACCGGTTTATTGCCGAAGCCAAATTCATGCGCGGCTTTTACTACTTCACGCTGGTGCGGCTGTTTGGCGGTGTGCCGCTGCAACTCACCGAGACCACCTCGCTCGACAACCTGAACGTGGCGCGGGCATCGGTCGACGATGTGTATAAGCAGGTGATTCAGGATTTTACGGAAGCCGAAGCCGTCTTGCCGACGACCTACAGCGGTGCCGACCGGGGCCGGGCTACGCAGGGCGCAGCCAAGGCGTTTCTGGCCAAAGTATACCTCACCCGGCAGGACTGGCCCCGCGCCGCCGCTAAAGCCAAGGAGGTAATAGACCTCGGCGTGTATGACTTGTGGGCCACGTTCGGCGAAGCGTTTCTGATCGCCAACAAAAACGGCAAAGAAGCCGTCTTCGAGATGCAGGCGCTGGGCGGCGGCGTGGGCGAAGGCAGCTGGATGCAGGGCTACATGCGCCCCAACTTCGACCGCGTCAATGGCGTAGCGGGCTTCGGGGATGACCCGGCCACGGAAAACCTGTATAAAACCTACAGCGCCGCCGACAAACGCCGCGACGTCACCATCAAGCTGTATTCGGCCACCACCAACCCGGCAGCGCCCGCCAGCGTGCTGTTTCCTGGGTACGTCTACAAATACCTCGACCCGTCGGCCACGGCCAACGGTGAAGGCAGCAACAACTTCCCGATCATCCGCTACGCCGACGTGCTGCTGATGTATGCCGAAGCGCTGAACGAGCAGGGCGCGGGCAATGCCGACGCCTACACGGCCATCAACCGGATTCGCCGCCGGGCCGGGATCGCCGACCTGTCGGGATTGACGCAGGCCGAATTCCGCGAGGTCGTGCTGCTGGAACGGCGGCTCGAACTGGCTTTTGAAGGGCACCGGTGGTATGATCTGGTTCGGACCAAACGACTCATCAGCGCCATGAAGGCCCAAAACCCCAGCATTCTGGTCGAAGACCGGCATTACCTGCTGCCCATCCCTCAAACCGAGCGCGACGTCAACCCCGCCCTGACCCAAAATCCGGGATATTGA
- a CDS encoding SGNH/GDSL hydrolase family protein has translation MKRRTFLQTTLALAPYGAGAVGPFTQQPVGESVIINAGVGGNNTVDLLARIEADCLAHRPELTILMIGTNDVNSRKHVPVDAYGQNLRQLCTKLKAARSEVVLMTILPVYEPYLMTRHDPNFYKPEGHPARTRQLNQLVRDTATSFEFPWLDMHHVFASVGNIGLDRSSLLKNEANSGKTDGVHPTPDGYRLMAVTLYTFLAQRQLLRNRIVCFGDSITRGDADDQTYPAYLQRLIAG, from the coding sequence ATGAAACGCCGGACTTTCCTACAAACGACCCTCGCCCTGGCGCCTTATGGTGCCGGGGCAGTTGGTCCTTTCACGCAACAACCCGTTGGCGAGTCGGTGATCATCAATGCGGGCGTGGGCGGCAACAACACCGTCGACCTGCTGGCGCGTATCGAGGCTGACTGTCTGGCGCACCGGCCCGAGCTGACCATCCTGATGATCGGTACCAACGATGTCAACAGCCGGAAGCACGTACCTGTTGACGCCTACGGGCAGAACCTGCGGCAGCTTTGCACCAAACTCAAAGCCGCCCGCAGCGAGGTCGTCCTGATGACCATACTGCCGGTATACGAACCTTACCTGATGACGCGCCACGACCCCAATTTTTACAAACCCGAGGGGCACCCCGCCCGCACAAGGCAGCTAAACCAGCTGGTTCGCGACACGGCTACGTCGTTTGAGTTTCCCTGGCTCGATATGCACCATGTCTTCGCGTCGGTGGGCAACATCGGGCTCGACCGGAGCAGCCTGCTGAAAAACGAAGCCAACAGTGGCAAAACTGACGGTGTTCACCCCACCCCCGACGGCTACCGGCTCATGGCTGTTACGCTGTACACCTTTCTGGCCCAACGGCAATTGCTCAGAAACCGAATCGTGTGCTTCGGCGACAGCATCACCCGAGGCGATGCCGATGACCAAACGTACCCAGCCTACCTACAGCGGCTGATCGCCGGGTAG
- a CDS encoding fibronectin type III domain-containing protein, which yields MNQFYSLSITKLVFFWWVSLLSLTSQAQRIGPVAFQQLPQPYQLYPRNAQSTALIPVAGRVEEAGWEALSVRLFRNKQPIASRRVPLTYAGNSAAFQIDPLPIRAEKAEYDVSVTLWKGTDSVNVVTRTNIVAGDVFVLAGQSNAGAFFRDTRTNEFCRTFGVISENYGKGVYNPADTAWALSNQTLYTQNVGNLGFGIQQYILEKYGIPTCLINGAMHWSSMNEQAIRTATNPTDLTTGYGRLLYRLQKAGVANAVTAWVYRQGETEGYGESTDWLGGFGRYYQQLKTDVPSVKQFYVYQIDIIDPAVGAAPFVRESQRTLPRTYPDIQVVASVGTEGFDGLHYSDAGYDQNAMEVARLIGRDFYNDPDQDNIDAPNLRQAYYSTAARDEITLQFNPGQRMNWTDGHGSLKLTQFLYLDGQAGSVQSGRAEDNRIILKLNGPSGASKLTYLPATYTNQQPDYPYRGPYLTNKRGLRALSFLDVPIAANGPSDVPTVATPSLSASVVSASSVRLTWSAVAGATGYVFEAKAPSASSFATLAQLPRDQQAFVVENLPPGAVYAFRVKAIRRDDESAYAQVDVQTPAVLTTPELQATATYATAVRLHWNAIADAQRYVLERRTTAETSFTAVATLPPATLLFQDSLLVAGQRYTYRLKATGRFTDSPYAEVTVQTPAYLPTPELTVAPQFNDALLVSWKPVANATHYALWRKTGTSALVALGTFEASVTAVSDAGLQPGTTYTYQLQAFGDRTESPIVRADAQTPGLLATPTMSSTVVYTNAIRLAWMAVPNATAYQLERMTDGQAYRVIGSYGPTVTTLVDTALAPGTAYAYRVKAKSPLSESVYGVTSATTTTLLSTPVLSVTVLYNNALRLGWASVPAATSYQLERMAAGQSFQTVGTYGAGVSAVRDTLLAPGTSYTYRLRALGDRTESPYGTQTAQTPALLSTPALSATAVAFDTLRLRWDPVPSAAYYWLERRKTGESAYSYTTRVDAGTTQYVDAGLSPSTTYQYRLTAFGDKTQSAAATASGTTLVLLATQFEPAAHFRLWPNPARGKVTLQFARPTTGTVQLIDLRGLVHKRQTVQQATESPLLLPDAPAGTYLIRVESGADVYVQKLLIE from the coding sequence ATGAACCAGTTTTACAGCCTGTCTATAACTAAACTTGTCTTTTTCTGGTGGGTCAGTTTGCTCAGTCTGACGAGTCAGGCGCAACGCATCGGGCCGGTGGCATTCCAGCAGTTACCCCAACCTTACCAGCTATACCCGCGTAATGCGCAGAGCACAGCGCTGATCCCGGTAGCAGGGCGAGTTGAGGAGGCCGGTTGGGAAGCCCTTTCGGTCCGGCTCTTTCGGAACAAACAACCGATTGCGTCTCGCCGGGTGCCGCTAACGTATGCCGGCAACAGCGCGGCGTTCCAGATCGACCCGCTGCCCATCCGGGCTGAAAAAGCTGAATATGATGTGAGCGTGACACTCTGGAAAGGCACCGACTCGGTCAACGTGGTCACGCGCACCAATATCGTGGCGGGCGATGTGTTTGTGCTGGCGGGGCAGTCCAATGCCGGGGCCTTTTTCCGCGACACCCGTACCAACGAATTCTGCCGCACCTTTGGCGTCATCAGTGAGAACTACGGCAAAGGCGTGTACAACCCGGCCGATACCGCCTGGGCCCTGTCGAACCAGACGCTCTACACGCAGAACGTGGGTAACCTCGGGTTTGGCATTCAGCAATACATACTGGAGAAATACGGTATCCCCACCTGCCTCATCAACGGGGCCATGCACTGGTCGTCGATGAACGAGCAGGCCATACGCACGGCCACAAACCCTACCGATCTGACCACCGGTTACGGGCGGCTGCTCTACCGGCTGCAAAAAGCGGGCGTGGCCAACGCCGTGACGGCCTGGGTGTATCGGCAGGGCGAAACCGAAGGCTACGGCGAAAGTACCGACTGGCTCGGTGGCTTTGGGCGCTATTACCAGCAGCTGAAAACTGATGTGCCGTCGGTGAAGCAGTTTTACGTGTACCAGATCGACATCATCGACCCGGCGGTGGGGGCGGCCCCGTTCGTGCGTGAGTCGCAGCGCACCCTGCCCCGTACTTACCCCGACATTCAGGTGGTGGCCTCGGTGGGAACGGAGGGTTTCGACGGGCTTCATTACTCCGACGCTGGTTACGACCAGAATGCCATGGAAGTGGCCCGCCTGATTGGCCGTGATTTTTACAACGATCCCGATCAGGACAACATCGACGCGCCCAACCTGCGGCAGGCCTATTACTCAACCGCCGCCCGCGACGAAATCACGCTTCAGTTCAACCCCGGTCAACGCATGAACTGGACCGACGGGCACGGCAGCCTGAAACTAACCCAGTTTCTGTACCTCGACGGGCAGGCGGGTAGCGTGCAGAGTGGCCGGGCCGAAGACAACCGGATCATTCTGAAACTAAACGGCCCCTCGGGTGCCAGCAAGCTAACGTACCTGCCCGCTACCTATACCAACCAACAGCCCGACTACCCGTACCGCGGCCCGTACCTGACCAACAAACGGGGCCTGCGGGCGCTGTCATTTCTGGACGTACCCATCGCCGCCAATGGGCCATCCGACGTACCCACCGTGGCTACGCCGTCGCTGTCGGCATCCGTAGTATCGGCGTCCTCCGTGCGGCTGACGTGGTCGGCCGTGGCGGGGGCGACTGGCTATGTGTTTGAGGCAAAAGCGCCGTCGGCCTCATCCTTCGCGACGCTGGCCCAACTGCCCCGCGACCAACAGGCGTTTGTGGTGGAAAATCTGCCGCCCGGCGCTGTTTACGCGTTCCGGGTAAAAGCCATCCGGCGCGACGATGAATCGGCCTACGCGCAGGTCGACGTGCAGACGCCGGCCGTGTTGACAACACCCGAGTTGCAGGCCACCGCCACCTATGCTACCGCCGTGCGCCTCCATTGGAACGCCATCGCCGATGCCCAACGCTATGTGCTCGAACGGCGGACAACGGCCGAAACCAGCTTCACGGCTGTGGCCACGCTCCCGCCCGCAACGCTTCTGTTCCAGGATAGCCTGTTGGTGGCTGGGCAGCGCTATACGTACCGGCTCAAAGCAACCGGCCGCTTCACCGACTCGCCCTACGCGGAGGTGACGGTGCAAACGCCCGCCTACCTGCCCACCCCCGAACTAACCGTGGCGCCCCAGTTCAATGACGCACTCCTGGTAAGCTGGAAACCCGTTGCCAACGCCACCCACTACGCGCTGTGGCGCAAAACCGGTACGTCGGCGCTGGTCGCGCTGGGTACGTTCGAGGCGTCGGTAACGGCGGTGAGCGACGCCGGTTTGCAGCCGGGTACGACGTATACCTACCAGCTACAAGCCTTCGGCGACCGCACCGAATCGCCCATCGTGCGCGCCGATGCCCAGACGCCCGGCCTGCTGGCCACACCCACGATGAGCAGTACGGTTGTGTATACGAATGCCATCCGGCTGGCCTGGATGGCGGTGCCCAACGCCACGGCCTACCAACTCGAACGCATGACCGACGGACAGGCTTACCGCGTAATCGGCTCGTATGGCCCCACCGTGACCACGCTGGTCGATACGGCGCTGGCACCGGGAACGGCCTATGCGTACCGGGTGAAGGCAAAAAGCCCCCTGTCCGAATCGGTGTACGGGGTAACAAGCGCCACCACCACGACCCTGCTGAGCACGCCGGTGCTGTCGGTGACGGTGCTGTACAACAACGCCCTGCGGCTGGGCTGGGCGTCAGTGCCCGCGGCGACGTCGTATCAACTAGAGCGGATGGCCGCCGGGCAATCCTTCCAGACCGTGGGTACGTATGGCGCGGGCGTCAGCGCTGTGCGGGATACGCTGCTGGCCCCCGGCACTAGCTACACCTACCGGCTTCGGGCGTTGGGCGACCGGACCGAATCGCCCTACGGCACCCAAACCGCCCAAACTCCTGCGCTGCTGAGCACCCCCGCGCTCAGTGCAACAGCTGTGGCCTTCGATACGCTGCGGCTCCGTTGGGACCCCGTGCCCAGCGCGGCCTACTACTGGCTCGAACGCCGCAAAACGGGCGAATCAGCCTACAGCTACACGACGCGCGTCGACGCAGGGACCACGCAGTATGTCGATGCCGGTTTGTCGCCCAGCACCACCTACCAATACCGGCTGACGGCCTTCGGCGATAAAACCCAGTCGGCGGCGGCCACGGCTTCGGGCACCACGCTCGTCTTGCTGGCCACCCAGTTTGAACCGGCGGCTCACTTCAGGCTCTGGCCCAACCCCGCTCGTGGGAAGGTGACGCTTCAGTTTGCCCGGCCCACCACCGGAACCGTGCAACTGATCGATTTGCGGGGGCTGGTTCATAAG
- a CDS encoding sigma-70 family RNA polymerase sigma factor, translating into MANEEPEEAVAPDSEVFIRNTFATDPRLGCELLFRLYYQPLCSHAVRFVGARDVAQDLVSEVFCRFYTNQVFATITTSYRAYLYKTIRHQAYNYLRWEVSRQVDLTSAEGFSTGESQQPDNVTQYEELYQDVEAAINSLPLQRRKIYLMHRFEGKKYGEIADELHLAPKTVESQIRKASHFLRDLLRTKWTLSLLTLLTLSV; encoded by the coding sequence ATGGCGAATGAGGAGCCCGAGGAGGCCGTTGCGCCAGACTCCGAGGTGTTTATCCGTAACACGTTTGCCACCGACCCGCGGCTGGGCTGCGAGCTGCTGTTCCGGCTGTACTATCAGCCCCTGTGCAGTCACGCCGTCCGGTTTGTGGGCGCGCGCGACGTAGCCCAGGACCTGGTGTCGGAGGTATTCTGCCGGTTCTACACCAATCAGGTGTTTGCCACCATCACCACCTCCTACCGGGCTTATCTCTACAAGACGATCCGGCATCAGGCCTACAACTACCTGCGTTGGGAAGTGAGCCGACAAGTTGACCTGACCTCGGCCGAAGGCTTTTCGACGGGAGAGTCGCAGCAGCCCGACAACGTTACTCAGTATGAGGAACTGTACCAGGACGTTGAGGCGGCCATCAACTCGCTGCCGTTGCAACGGCGGAAAATCTACCTCATGCACCGCTTCGAAGGGAAGAAATACGGCGAAATCGCCGACGAACTGCACCTGGCTCCCAAAACGGTCGAATCCCAAATTCGGAAGGCCAGCCATTTTCTGCGCGACCTGCTGCGGACCAAGTGGACCCTGTCGCTCCTCACCCTGTTAACGCTCTCTGTATGA
- a CDS encoding FecR family protein: protein MNTTVSHELLFDYFAGRVTALQRETIADWLRDPANEETFYRCLDEWERRKPQYIADLTAALPTYRAFLEQTPPGTVAATAEPPPTAVPFQAIRRSWFSRSGLIAASVALALLAGGWLLRDHLLYQTIQTAYGETRSLQLADGSTVVLNANSSLRVPRFGFGKAIWGEKSRHVQLTGEANFAVVHTPDDQRFVVHTAKGLDVVVLGTEFTVFARPRETKVVLAKGKVLVNYPTSARRTEQLTLKPGDVVALDSGGRLKRATTPKPRDYAAWQRHEFIFNNTSLREVGQLLTDNYGLQVRILGDELARQTITGSFHAENADELLQAISDVLGINVVRHDQQVVLNDNNA from the coding sequence ATGAACACCACTGTCAGCCACGAGCTTCTGTTCGACTACTTTGCCGGGCGGGTGACGGCCCTGCAACGGGAAACGATTGCCGACTGGCTCCGCGACCCTGCCAACGAAGAAACGTTTTACCGCTGCCTCGACGAATGGGAGCGCCGCAAACCCCAATACATTGCCGACCTGACCGCCGCGCTGCCCACCTACCGCGCTTTTCTGGAACAGACTCCACCCGGCACCGTGGCCGCCACGGCCGAACCGCCGCCAACGGCAGTGCCGTTTCAGGCCATTCGCCGCAGTTGGTTTTCCCGGAGCGGGCTCATTGCAGCGTCGGTGGCGCTGGCGTTGCTGGCAGGCGGCTGGCTATTACGCGATCACCTGCTGTACCAGACCATTCAGACCGCCTACGGCGAAACCCGGTCGCTGCAACTGGCGGATGGCAGCACGGTGGTGCTCAACGCCAACTCCTCGTTGCGGGTGCCCCGGTTCGGCTTCGGGAAAGCGATCTGGGGCGAAAAGAGCCGCCACGTACAGCTGACAGGCGAAGCCAATTTTGCCGTCGTTCACACGCCCGACGACCAGCGGTTTGTGGTGCACACGGCCAAAGGGCTCGACGTGGTGGTGCTGGGCACGGAGTTTACGGTGTTTGCCCGCCCCCGCGAAACCAAGGTGGTGCTGGCCAAGGGTAAGGTGCTGGTAAACTACCCCACGTCGGCCCGGAGAACGGAGCAGTTGACCCTCAAACCCGGCGACGTGGTGGCCCTCGACAGTGGCGGCCGGCTCAAGCGCGCCACGACCCCCAAACCCCGCGACTACGCAGCCTGGCAACGGCACGAATTCATTTTCAACAACACGTCTCTGCGCGAGGTGGGCCAGCTGCTCACCGACAACTATGGCCTTCAGGTACGTATCCTGGGCGACGAACTGGCCCGCCAGACCATCACCGGCTCGTTCCACGCCGAAAATGCCGACGAGCTGCTTCAGGCGATTTCCGATGTGCTGGGTATCAACGTGGTGCGCCACGACCAGCAGGTAGTGCTTAACGATAACAACGCATAA